Genomic segment of candidate division TA06 bacterium:
TGTCATTGCGAGGAGGGAACCGACGAAGCAATCCACTCGGGTTGTTTCGAATTGATTTTTGATTTGGCCACCGTCAGGTGGCCTGGGCCTTTTTCCCCATTCGGTGAAACTCAAGACGAAATGTGTCTCGTGCCATCTTGCGATGGATCGGGCATATTTCCCTTGAAATCTGGGGGGGCGAGGGTATAATTATTCTGGAGTATCTGGGGGATAGGTGAATGAGGCTGGTAACGGCTGGGGTACTGGTTGCGGGACTTTTGTTTCCCCTGTCCAGTCTCCACGCCGACTACATAAGAATATCGAGTGACGGTACTATGACCAATGTGCCTGAGACTTCAGACCTCAAGGTCATAGTAGTCCGTCCTGTGGTGAAGCCCGTGAACCCGGGATACGACTCTTTGATCGATGAGTGCGCTGCCAGGCATAATCTGGAGCCCAGTCTGATCAAGGCCGTGATTGAGGCTGAATCAAACTATGATCCTTTGGCTGTCTCGCCAAAAGGAGCCATGGGCCTCATGCAGTTGATGCCTGAGACTGCTGAAATGCTCGGAGTCGACAGCCCGTTTGATCCCGAGCAGAATATTGAAGGTGGTTCAAAATACCTGTCTGAACTCCTGGAAGTCTTCCAGGGGAGACTGGACCTGGCACTCGCGGCCTACAACGCTGGTCCAACTGTGGTGGGGACTCTCAAGAGGATACCTCAGAATAGGGAGACTCCGAGGTACGTCAAGAAGGTTTTGAAAGTCTATGTTGACGAGGGCGGTGTCTTGCCTGAGACTTTTGATACCAAGGAGAAGGAGAAGACGGAAGAGCCAAAGTCGGAACCGGAGGAGCCCAAAGGAATAGTTTTTCTGTGTAAGGATGAGGAAGGCAGGACTGTGATAACGAACATACCAGTTCTCAGAAGCAATTGAATCCCCACAAAGCCTTACCTTCACGCACAACCGCTTTGACAAGGCACTTCAGAATTGGAAACAGACAGGCAGGCTGAACAAGAGAAAAGACCCAGATCAGGAATAAGAAGGAATTTGAGAAGAAAATTCCTGATGGGGATTGTCGCTATCCTTCCAATAGGCCTGACCATCTTTGTCTGCTGGTTCTTGGTGACCAAGATTGGCAGTCTGCTCGTCAGGCTTTTCGCGCGCATCCCGTATCTCAGGGAACTCCCGGAAATAGCTGTTGGCGCCATCGGATTTGTGGCTGTTATGGTCGTAATCTATCTGGTTGGCGTCCTCACTACCAGCATACTTGGAAGATGGATAGTGAGGTTCGTTGAGATTATGTTCACGAGAGTTCCTCTTGTGAGGGCCGTCTACACGTCCTCAAGACAGCTAGTGGAGACCCTGTTTGTGGACAGGAGCGCATTCAGAAGAGTAGTCATGGTGGAGTTCCCCAAGAAGGGGACCTATACTCTGGGCTTTGTTACCACTGACGATGCCTGGACTGTCAAACCATCACAGGCTAAGGCTCTACCCGTATTCGTCCCCACTACGCCGAATCCCACGTCGGGTTATCTGCTTCTGGTTCCAGAGCGTGAACTCATACCGACGAATCTCACTGTGGAATGGGCGATGAAAATTATCGTATCCGGCGGCATTGTTTCGCCAGAAATAAGGGAGATAGATGCACATTCTCACCAAGATAA
This window contains:
- a CDS encoding DUF502 domain-containing protein translates to MRRKFLMGIVAILPIGLTIFVCWFLVTKIGSLLVRLFARIPYLRELPEIAVGAIGFVAVMVVIYLVGVLTTSILGRWIVRFVEIMFTRVPLVRAVYTSSRQLVETLFVDRSAFRRVVMVEFPKKGTYTLGFVTTDDAWTVKPSQAKALPVFVPTTPNPTSGYLLLVPERELIPTNLTVEWAMKIIVSGGIVSPEIREIDAHSHQDKESGSGNSQG
- a CDS encoding lytic transglycosylase domain-containing protein, whose amino-acid sequence is MRLVTAGVLVAGLLFPLSSLHADYIRISSDGTMTNVPETSDLKVIVVRPVVKPVNPGYDSLIDECAARHNLEPSLIKAVIEAESNYDPLAVSPKGAMGLMQLMPETAEMLGVDSPFDPEQNIEGGSKYLSELLEVFQGRLDLALAAYNAGPTVVGTLKRIPQNRETPRYVKKVLKVYVDEGGVLPETFDTKEKEKTEEPKSEPEEPKGIVFLCKDEEGRTVITNIPVLRSN